GAGCAGCTTCAACGCCTCCCAGGCCCGCTCTCCCCCCTGGCTGATGTCCAAGACCACGGCGCTGTACTCCCCCGACAACAGCTGCGCCAGCCAGATGGCGCTGTCGTGCAGGAAGCAGACCTGCGCGCTCAGGCCGCGGCGCTCCAACTCGGCCCGCAGCCGCCCGCCGCCCGGTTCGGACGAAAGCACCAGGACGCGGCCCGCGCCTCGCACCTGCGGCAGCGACAGGGCGCGGTTGGCCGCAGAGGGCGGCGTCACCGTGGGCAAAGTGAAGTAGAACACCGACCCCGCGCCTTCCTCGCCGCTGGAATACACGCCAATCGTGCCGTGATGCAGTTCCACCAGGCGTTTGCAGATCGCCAGGCCCAGGCCGATGCCCCCGTACCCTTGCCTGATGCTGCGCTCCGACCGCTTGAACTCCTCGAAGATGGCGGACTGCTCGGCCGGCGGCAGCCCGATGCCGCTGTCGCGCACGCTGACCGTGACCGTTTCCCCCTCCTGCTCGACCTGCAACCCGACCTCGCCGCGGGCGGTGAACTTCACGGCATTGCTGATCAGGTTCAGGATCACCTGCTGCAAGCGCGTGCGGTCGCCCCAGACCAACGGCCCCGACTCTGGCAGCGATTGCTGCCAGGCCAGACCCTTGTCCGCGGCCAATTGCCGCCCCGTCTCCGCCGCCAGACGCAGTTCCTGCCCCAGATCGACGAAATCGTAGGTGAGGCGCAGTTGTCCGGCATCGCTGCTGGCCAGATCGAGCACATCATCGATCAGGCGGCCGAGGTGGCGGGCGTGGCTGTGAATGCGCTCGACATCGCGCTGCACCTGCTCTGGCAAGGGCGCCTCGGCCTCGGCGCTGTCGCGCAGCAGCAGGCCGCTGGTGCCGACGATGAGGTTGAGCGGCGTGCGCAGCTCGTGGCTGACGGTGGAGAGGAAGCGGCTCTTCATGCGGTCCGCTTCCTCGGCCAGGCGCCGGCCCTCGGTGGCGTCGCGATAGAGCCGCGCCACATTCAGGGCTGCGCCCATCTGCTGGGCGATGGCGCCGAGCGCGTCCAACTTCACCGCTTCGAAGGCGACGAACCCCGCCCCGCCCAACTGGCCCGCCAATGGCAACAGGGCCAGGCTGAAGGGCCTGTCCGCCTCGACCCAGGCCAGCGGCGGGAAGGCGCGGCTGCGAATGCGCAGGGTCTCCTGCCGGGGCGGCGTCACCGCTCGCGCCAGCGTCCACGCCACCGCATCGTCGCCTTCGGCCTCGAAAAGCCCCAGCCAGGCGGTGTGGATGCCGATCGCGGGCAGGTGCTGGGCCAGAATATCGTAGATCTGCGTCTCGTCCAGGGCGGTGAGCAGCCGGGCCGTGAGCACGCCGATGCGGTCGCCCAGGCGGCGCTGATCCACCACCAGCTGGCGATATTGGCGGCGCATGGCGGCGCTGATAGCCACGCGGGCCTCGTCGATGAGGGCGTCGGCGCCGGCCGGGGCCGCCAGCGCCTCGGGCAAGTCCGCCCGCAGGATGGTGAGCGCGACCTGCCAGCCGTGGGTGTCATCGCGCACCGCCGCCGCCCGTTCCAGGATGTCCGCGAGGGCGCGGCGAAAGTGGCCAGGCTCATCGGCTTGCAGGCTGGCGGTCAGGGCCGCCAGCAGGCGCAGGCACAGCCTTTCCACCTCATCCCCGCCCAGGCCCTGCGTCTCGGCCAGGACGGCCGCGGCCATTTTGCGCGCCAACTGCGCCTCCGGCGCGGGCGTTTTCTCCGCCGCCAGGGGGGGGAGGGTGACTTCCAGGGCCTGGGGGCGCTCTGGGCTGTGGCCGCAGCCGCACGATTCCCGGATCACAAGGCGGGTGGGCACAGGAAAACGCTCTGGCTTCGGGGTGGGCGCGGCCATTTGCTGGCGCAAGCGGGCCACGGCCTGATAGCCCATGTTGAAGAGCGGCACATGCACGCTGGTCAGGGGCGGATCGAGCACGGCGCTCTCCAGCCGGTTGTCGAAGCCGATCACCGCCACGTCGCCGGGGACGCTGCGCCCCGCTTCTTGCAAGGCCTGGATGGCGCCGAACGCGGATTCGTCATTGCTGGCCAGCACGGCGCTGAAGGCCACGCCGCGAGCCAGGATCTGCTGCATGGCCGTGCGGCCGCTTTCGGGCACGTGCCTGCCAAAGGCGATCAGCCGTTCATCGGCGACCAGGCCGTAGCGCTGCACCCCGGCCTGGTACGCGCGCAAGCGGTCGCCCGTGTCCCCCTCCATATCTTCGGGGCTGCCGGCAATAAAGGCCAGGCGGCGATGCCCGTGGGCGACGAGATGGCTCAAGGCCTGGTCGATGCCGCCGGCGTTGTCGGCGACGACCGTCGGCCCCGGCTCCCCCGATCCCACGAACACCAGCGGATGGCCCCCGGCCAGCACCTCCTGCAAATAGCGGGAGCGCGCGGGCGAGTGCAGCGGGTTGAGCACGATCAGGCCATCGGTGTTCCAGGGGCCGACGGGCGCAAAGTCGGAATCCTCCGCCACCACCGGCCAGACCGGCCGCAGCGGGTCGCTGGAGGTGGCCGAAGGCCCCAGGCCACAGCCCAGCAGCAGGTTGCAGCCCGATTCGCGCGCGGCCAGCCGGATGCCGCGGTAGATGGGATCGAGATAGCTGAGGGAGGTGGCCGTCCAGTAGAATTGCCAGCCGGCCAGCACGCCAATGGTGGGGCGGGTGCGGGTGTCTACCATGATCGCCGTTCAGACCCAGGTGGGAGGGGCTGCGTGAGGGCTATCCTGGCAGTGTACTCGTTCGGGCGGGTTCTGTACAGTGGTGGGGGAGTGACAGGCGCTTGGGCCACTACAGGGCGCGGTTCAGGCCCCAGTCGTAGGGCTGAGCCGCCAGCCGCAGGCGCGTTCCCTGCGCGTGCAGCCAGTCGCGCGCTTCGCCGGCGGGCAGATGGCGCGCCAGAAAGGCCAGCACGCCCTGGCGGCCGCCGAAGTCGCCGGCATACCAGCGAAAGATGGCGGAGAGGCGCACGATCCCCTGCTCCGGATCGACCGTCACTTCGTTGGCGACAAAGCCGGCTGTGGCCAGGTCGAGTTGGGCGTCGATGGCGGCGGCGTCGTAGAAGGCGATGGGCGGGCAGGAGCGGCTGGCGCAGTTGAGGGCGAAGTGGATGCGCGGGTCCAGAGGCGTCACCCGCCAGGCCAGCCGCGCATCTGAGGGGCCGAACTGCGGCCCAGGAATCGTCCAGTGGGGCCGGTTGGCGCGCAAGATGCCATGCTCGATGTCGTTGGCGCTGAAGCGCTGGCCGCCCACGTCGTAGGCGGCGCGGCGAAAGAAGCTGATCACCCCCAGCCGCCCCTCGGTCACGCTATCTTGCACGCCAAAGGTGATGGCGGCGTCGATCACCAGCACATTGTAGAGGTTGATCCAGAAGGCCAGGCGTTGTGCGCGCGTCGACAGATCGGCCAGATTCAGGCGGCGCAGTTGCGGGGTGAGATCATGGCGCAGGGCGGCGTAGGCGTCGCTGGCTCGCAGCCGGGCGTAATCCACCCCCCGGCCCTCCTCGTCGATGCCGGCAGCCTGCAGCGCGTTGGCCGCGGTCTTGAGCGCCGTCGCCAGGTCGGCGCCGGGCGGTGGCTGGCCGCCGGCGGCGCCATCGTTCAGTACAGCGTCACGCCGAAAGCCCAGGCCGCGGCTAAGCAGCGTCTCGCGAGCGTTGACCAGCATATCACCTGGTGTCATGGCCTTCATCCTTTTCTAGTCTGCGGCGCGGGGGTGGGGGTTGGCATGGTCGCAGCATGTGTGATCTGCTCGAGTACGGCCAAGAGCGTCTCCACAGCCGGCCGGTCCAGCGGGTCCTTGCTGGTGTGGGCCAGGCGGAGGACGCCGGTCGCATCGAGGACGAAATCGCCGCCCAACTGGTGCGGGTCGCCCTGGATGCGGCGCAGCTTCTGTCCCGCCAGCATCAGCTTGAGATAATGCCATAGGACTTTCGGACTCCATACCCGCAGGACCGACGCCCCCAACCCATAGGCCTGATACGTGACCCGCTCTGGGTCCAGCAGCAAGGGAAAGGGGGCGCCGGTGTCGTGCAGCCAGGCGCGCGCCCAGTGCTCGGCGCCGAAGGAGATGAGCAACACCTGCGCGCCCAGGCGCTGGAACTCGTCTGCGGCGTGACGCAACTGCGCCACGTGCTGGCGGCAGGGCAGTCAGCCCAGGTGGCGCAGGAAGACCAGCAACGCGATCTGCCCGCGATAGTCGCTGAGCGCCACGGGCTGGCCTTCCAGGGTTGGACGCGGCCCCAGCCCTTGTCTGCCGCCGGCGCCAGGGTCGCGAAGATGGGGCGCAGGCCAGCGACGACCTGCTCATCGCCGCCGATCATCAGGCTGTAGCCTTCGGCCAGGCCCCAGACGCCGCCGCTGGTGCCCACGTCCACGAAGTGCAGGCCGCGTGCCTGCAGGGCGGCGGCGCGGCGCATTGAGTCCTTGTAGTTGCTGTTGCCGCCGTCGATGAGAATGTCGCCGGGGCTGAAACGCTCGGCCAGGGCGTTGACCGTGGCCTCGGTGGCCGCGCCGGAGGGCACCATCACCCAGGCGACGCGCGGGGACGGCAGGGCCGCCGCCGCCTCATCCAGGGTGCGAGCGCCGGTCGCGCCAGCCGCTTCGGCCGCCCGGATGGCTGTCTCATTGAGGTCATAAGCGACCACTTCGTGGCCGCCGCGCAGCAAGCGGGTCGCCATGTTGGCGCCCATCTTGCCCAGGCCGATCATGGCGATTTTCATGCGTTTGCAGTCCTTTCGTCTGAATGTCGTTTGAAGTCTGGGTCGGTGACAACGACAAAGTTGTCGCTGCCGTAGATGTTGTATACGTGGGCGTCGGCCTCCTGGTCGTTTGTCCAGTCCTTGCCATCGACCAGGTAGCGAAACTGGTAGGCCCGCCGTGGCTCCAGGTCAACCGTGATCCGCCACACGCCCGAGCCATTGCGCCTGAAGGGATGCGATTCGGTGTTCCACTGGTTGAAATCGCCCACCAGCGTGATGCGATCAGCCCAGATGCAATCGGGAAGGCTGAACGTCACCTGAGCTGCCAGTCGGCCATCCAGCTCGACGAAGGTCTTGCGGATCATGGCTTGCCCTCCATAGATCATGGTGCGGTGTGAGCGGCCATCAGCGCCTGCGCCGCCGCCGGCAGGCGGCGCGGGTCGTCCACGATCCAGCGTTCATCCAGCAGCCGGCCCGCGTGCAGCGCCTCGCGGGTGAAGGGCGTGCTGACGGCGATGACGTGCATGCCCGCGGCCAGGGCCGCTTCGACGCCGCTGGGCGAGTCTTCGATCACCAGGCATTCGTGCGGGGAGACGCCCAGTTCGTGGGCAACCAGCAGGTAGATCTCCGGGTCGGGCTTGCCGTGCTCCACGTCGTCGCGGCTGGCCACGAAGTCGAACTCGTTTTGCAGGCCCAGGATGCGCAGCACCCGCTGCACCTGCGGGCAGTAGGACATGGTGGCCAGGCCAACTTTGCAGCCGGCCTGGCGGGCGGTGTGCAGCAGGGCGACGTTGTGCGGCCACTGGTTGCGCCGCAGCACATCGGGGTCGGCCAGGATCGCCTCGTAGTGACGCAGCCGGAGCTGGATGTAGACCTGCCAGGGCGTGGCGACGCCGAACTCGGCCAGGCGGGCGGCAGCGACCTCGGCCAGGCCGAAGCGCTCGACCAGGGCCGCCGCCACTTCGCTGCGGGACAGACCGACCACATCTTTGAAAGCCGACAGCACCGCCTCCTCGGTCACGGCATCGGGCCGCAATTCGACCGCTGCCTGGGCGTAGGAGAGCGCCTTCAGCCGCTCGGTCTGCACCAGCGTGCCGTCCAGGTCGAAGATCATGGCTCGAATCATGGGAAGTAGCCCTGCCGTGCGCTTGTGAACGGTTGGCGGTAGCTCAGGCCAGGGCGACGTAGACCAGGGCGACGACCAGGCCAAAGACCAGATGGCCCATCACCAGCCCGATCAATCTGGCCATGCCGCCGCTGCCGCCGGCCGCGCTAGTGGAGGAGGAAGGCATCATGCGGGACATCATGGGCATCATGACGCCAACCACGAGTCCGTGCACCAGGCCGAAGATCAGGCCCCAGACCACGGCGGCGCTGCCGATGCCCCGGCCCCACAGAAAGGTGTAGATCAGGGCGAAGACGATGCCCATCATGAAGTGCATGACCGCGCCGATGACCCTGGCCCGGCCTGCATCCTTGCTGACCATCGAGCCGAGCATGCCCATGATATCCATCTTGGGCATGCCCATGGCCGGGGCCAGCATCATCAATAGTGTCATGGCGGCGGTGCCGGCCAATCCGGCGATGACTGCGGCGAATACGTTCATCGTTGTGTCTCCTTGCAAGTGAATGAGAGTGAATCGTTCTCCGGGCCACTATCGCTGTGACGATCGATGCCAGCGGCCCGCTTGCTTGTTCTCGACGCCTTGCCCAGGATGGGTCTTACCCTCGCGGTCGGCTGCGGCGCCCAGACTATGTGCTCGTTCGCCCCAACGCGGGTGTTATGTGCACAAAGCACCGGCGGCGCCTCAGGCCGCACAACACGAGAGCTGCGCCACGTCTTTCTCGAAGGTCTGCGCGGCCAGCTTCAGCCCCTCCACCTGCGTCAGGTAGGGGAACAGCATTTCGCGCAGGTCGTCCACGCTGAAGCCGTAGCGCAGGCCCATGCGGATAGCCAGCGCCGCGGTCTGGATCACCTCGCCGGCCTCGGCCGCCAGCACTTGCGCGCCCAGCAGCAGGTTCGAGTTTGCGTCGGCCACCAGCTTGATCAGCCCGCGGGTGTCGCGGGCGGCCAGGGCGCGGGGCACGTAGGCCAGGGGCAGGGTGGTCGTCTTGACATCGTAGCCGCGCTCGACGGCCTGCGCCTCGGTCAGGCCGACCGTGGCTACCTGCGGGTCGGTGAAGATCACGTCGGGCAGCACGCCCAGGTCCAGCCGCTGGCGGTTGCCCTCCAGCGCGTTCGCGGCGGCGATGCCGCCGCCAGCCGCGGCCACGTAGACCAGCTTGGGGTGCCGCGTCACATCGCCCGTGGCGTAGATGCGCAGGTTGCTGGTCTGCATGAACTCGTTTACGACGATGAAGCCGTCCTTGTCCAGCGTCACCCCGGCCTCCTCCAGGCCCATGTCGGCGGTGCGCGGCGTGCGACCCACGGCCATCAGCGCCTGCTCGGCCCGGAACTCCCGCCGCTCGCCGTCCACCTCCGCCGTGACCACGGTCTCACCCGCCTCCTGGCGGATAGCCAGCGGCTTGGCGCCGGTGTGGACGGCCAACCCCTCGGCCCGCAGAGTGCCGGCCAGCGCCTCGGCGATCTCCGGCTCGTGTTCGGGGATCAGCCGCGGGCTACGCTGCAAGATCGTCACCTGCGTGCCGAGACGGGCGAAGGTCTGGCCCAGCTCCAGGGCGATGGCCCGGCCGCCAATGACGATCAGCGAGCGCGGCTGCTGCTGCAGCGCCATGATCGAGGTGCTGGTCAGCGCCTCCACCTCTTCGATACCTTCCAGGGGTAGGATGCGAGGCGCGGCGCCGGTCGCGACCACGATGCGGCCGGCTGTGAGCGTGCGGCCATCGTCGAGGGCGATGCCGCCGTCGGCTTGCAGGCGCGCCCGGCCCCGGATCAGGGTGATGGCGTCGCCGTAGAAGGCCAGCACATCCTCGTACTTGCTTCGGCGCATTTCGCCCACCAGCTCGTCCTTTTGCCCGATCAGCGCCGGCCAGTCCAGGCCGACG
This genomic stretch from Caldilineales bacterium harbors:
- a CDS encoding isoamylase early set domain-containing protein, coding for MIRKTFVELDGRLAAQVTFSLPDCIWADRITLVGDFNQWNTESHPFRRNGSGVWRITVDLEPRRAYQFRYLVDGKDWTNDQEADAHVYNIYGSDNFVVVTDPDFKRHSDERTANA
- a CDS encoding DUF547 domain-containing protein, with translation MTPGDMLVNARETLLSRGLGFRRDAVLNDGAAGGQPPPGADLATALKTAANALQAAGIDEEGRGVDYARLRASDAYAALRHDLTPQLRRLNLADLSTRAQRLAFWINLYNVLVIDAAITFGVQDSVTEGRLGVISFFRRAAYDVGGQRFSANDIEHGILRANRPHWTIPGPQFGPSDARLAWRVTPLDPRIHFALNCASRSCPPIAFYDAAAIDAQLDLATAGFVANEVTVDPEQGIVRLSAIFRWYAGDFGGRQGVLAFLARHLPAGEARDWLHAQGTRLRLAAQPYDWGLNRAL
- a CDS encoding NAD(P)-binding domain-containing protein — protein: MKIAMIGLGKMGANMATRLLRGGHEVVAYDLNETAIRAAEAAGATGARTLDEAAAALPSPRVAWVMVPSGAATEATVNALAERFSPGDILIDGGNSNYKDSMRRAAALQARGLHFVDVGTSGGVWGLAEGYSLMIGGDEQVVAGLRPIFATLAPAADKGWGRVQPWKASPWRSATIAGRSRCWSSCATWADCPAASTWRSCVTPQTSSSAWARRCCSSPSAPSTGRAPGCTTPAPPFPCCWTQSGSRIRPMGWGRRSCGYGVRKSYGIISS
- a CDS encoding HAD family phosphatase; translation: MIRAMIFDLDGTLVQTERLKALSYAQAAVELRPDAVTEEAVLSAFKDVVGLSRSEVAAALVERFGLAEVAAARLAEFGVATPWQVYIQLRLRHYEAILADPDVLRRNQWPHNVALLHTARQAGCKVGLATMSYCPQVQRVLRILGLQNEFDFVASRDDVEHGKPDPEIYLLVAHELGVSPHECLVIEDSPSGVEAALAAGMHVIAVSTPFTREALHAGRLLDERWIVDDPRRLPAAAQALMAAHTAP
- the merA gene encoding mercury(II) reductase; translated protein: MNNKTSTQQIEMAVLGMTCDACARHVTKALQGVEGVVQVEVPGWTSKRAILSAQPGVDEAQLISAVKQAGYHASLRQRSAVVPEPPPAPDQDFDFDLAVIGTGGGGMAAAIKAAELGRRAVIIEAGVVGGTCVNIGCVPSKTLIRAAEAYHRAGHHPFAGVHTQVVGLDWPALIGQKDELVGEMRRSKYEDVLAFYGDAITLIRGRARLQADGGIALDDGRTLTAGRIVVATGAAPRILPLEGIEEVEALTSTSIMALQQQPRSLIVIGGRAIALELGQTFARLGTQVTILQRSPRLIPEHEPEIAEALAGTLRAEGLAVHTGAKPLAIRQEAGETVVTAEVDGERREFRAEQALMAVGRTPRTADMGLEEAGVTLDKDGFIVVNEFMQTSNLRIYATGDVTRHPKLVYVAAAGGGIAAANALEGNRQRLDLGVLPDVIFTDPQVATVGLTEAQAVERGYDVKTTTLPLAYVPRALAARDTRGLIKLVADANSNLLLGAQVLAAEAGEVIQTAALAIRMGLRYGFSVDDLREMLFPYLTQVEGLKLAAQTFEKDVAQLSCCAA
- a CDS encoding substrate-binding domain-containing protein, with amino-acid sequence MVDTRTRPTIGVLAGWQFYWTATSLSYLDPIYRGIRLAARESGCNLLLGCGLGPSATSSDPLRPVWPVVAEDSDFAPVGPWNTDGLIVLNPLHSPARSRYLQEVLAGGHPLVFVGSGEPGPTVVADNAGGIDQALSHLVAHGHRRLAFIAGSPEDMEGDTGDRLRAYQAGVQRYGLVADERLIAFGRHVPESGRTAMQQILARGVAFSAVLASNDESAFGAIQALQEAGRSVPGDVAVIGFDNRLESAVLDPPLTSVHVPLFNMGYQAVARLRQQMAAPTPKPERFPVPTRLVIRESCGCGHSPERPQALEVTLPPLAAEKTPAPEAQLARKMAAAVLAETQGLGGDEVERLCLRLLAALTASLQADEPGHFRRALADILERAAAVRDDTHGWQVALTILRADLPEALAAPAGADALIDEARVAISAAMRRQYRQLVVDQRRLGDRIGVLTARLLTALDETQIYDILAQHLPAIGIHTAWLGLFEAEGDDAVAWTLARAVTPPRQETLRIRSRAFPPLAWVEADRPFSLALLPLAGQLGGAGFVAFEAVKLDALGAIAQQMGAALNVARLYRDATEGRRLAEEADRMKSRFLSTVSHELRTPLNLIVGTSGLLLRDSAEAEAPLPEQVQRDVERIHSHARHLGRLIDDVLDLASSDAGQLRLTYDFVDLGQELRLAAETGRQLAADKGLAWQQSLPESGPLVWGDRTRLQQVILNLISNAVKFTARGEVGLQVEQEGETVTVSVRDSGIGLPPAEQSAIFEEFKRSERSIRQGYGGIGLGLAICKRLVELHHGTIGVYSSGEEGAGSVFYFTLPTVTPPSAANRALSLPQVRGAGRVLVLSSEPGGGRLRAELERRGLSAQVCFLHDSAIWLAQLLSGEYSAVVLDISQGGERAWEALKLLKHNPSTQHIPTLFYAASATGGAVLELDYLTKPIEVASLARALDQQWLASGPEARARTFLVVDDDADTLDLHRRIIQSQARGNRVLTAGDGHEALQILQHREVDLVVLDLMMPGLDGFGVLEAMQSQPRTRDIPVMVITGQVLTEAEMARLNHGVTTVMSKGMFDLDETLAQLQAALERRHKLSDEAQRAVRKAMAYIHEHYAEPISRQDLARYVSMSEDYLTHCFRQELGMTPIAYLNRFRVSQARHLLAETDRSITAIALDVGFSTSGYFSRVFHREAGVSPEAFRRQREG